One window of Medicago truncatula cultivar Jemalong A17 chromosome 2, MtrunA17r5.0-ANR, whole genome shotgun sequence genomic DNA carries:
- the LOC25487034 gene encoding serine/threonine-protein kinase WAG1: MEEPTFLFPPPDSDLDLSFTSTTTERTFTSSARTSLARTSSLALSFNDRLSTASTAGDTVSSAVIRRPHRSSDSNWTAIKAATNLSSDGRLHLRHLKLIRHLGSGDLGRVFLCRLRDYDGANFALKVVDKDLLTPKKFSHAETEAEILHALDHPFLPTLYARIDVSHYTCLLIDYCPGGDLHALLRKQPGNRLTISAARFFAAEILVALEYLHALGVVYRDLKPENVLLREDGHVMLSDFDLCFKADVTPTFECCKVNKHYAGPTYGCFGCNGSRSRDSREKVVADFVAEPTTAFSRSCVGTHEYLAPELVSGNGHGNGVDWWAFGVFIYELLYGMTPFKGCSKEGTLRNIASNNDVKFHVAENEEVGMVEARDLIEKLLVKDPKKRLGCVRGATDVKRHPFFDGIKWPLIRTYKPPEVKGLLRRKKSDLIVTSKKIRKGWWKRLGCALRNKGARFDLLSNYSNNNHYCYVNNSKVR, translated from the coding sequence ATGGAAGAACCAACATTTCTATTCCCACCCCCTGATTCCGACCTCGACCTCAGCTTCACCAGCACCACCACTGAACGCACCTTCACCTCCTCAGCACGCACCAGCTTAGCCCGAACAAGCAGCCTTGCTCTTAGTTTCAACGACCGTCTCTCCACCGCCTCCACCGCCGGAGACACCGTCTCATCCGCTGTCATCCGCCGTCCTCACCGAAGCTCAGACTCCAACTGGACAGCAATAAAAGCAGCCACCAATCTCTCCTCTGATGGGAGACTTCATCTCCGTCATTTAAAGCTTATCCGCCACCTTGGCTCCGGTGACCTCGGCCGTGTGTTTCTATGTCGCCTCCGTGACTACGACGGTGCAAATTTTGCACTTAAGGTTGTTGATAAAGACCTTCTTACTCCTAAGAAATTCTCTCACGCGGAAACGGAGGCGGAGATTCTTCACGCGCTGGATCATCCTTTTTTACCGACGCTCTATGCGCGGATCGATGTTTCTCACTACACGTGCCTCCTTATTGACTATTGTCCCGGCGGTGATCTCCACGCTCTTCTACGTAAACAGCCGGGGAACCGACTCACAATTTCGGCGGCGAGGTTTTTCGCTGCCGAGATTCTTGTTGCTCTCGAGTATCTTCACGCGCTTGGCGTGGTATACCGTGACTTGAAACCTGAGAATGTACTTCTACGCGAAGATGGACACGTCATGCTTTCAGATTTTGACCTTTGCTTTAAAGCTGACGTGACACCTACTTTCGAATGTTGCAAAGTTAACAAACACTATGCGGGTCCCACTTACGGTTGTTTCGGTTGTAACGGATCAAGATCTCGCGATTCTCGAGAGAAAGTCGTTGCTGATTTTGTTGCAGAACCAACTACGGCATTTTCAAGATCGTGTGTTGGGACACATGAGTATTTAGCACCGGAGCTTGTTTCGGGTAATGGTCACGGTAATGGCGTGGATTGGTGGGCTTTTGGGGTGTTTATTTACGAGTTGTTGTACGGAATGACACCATTTAAAGGATGTAGTAAAGAGGGCACGCTACGCAATATAGCATCTAACAATGATGTGAAGTTCCACGTAGCGGAGAATGAAGAGGTAGGGATGGTAGAAGCGAGAGATTTAATAGAGAAGTTGTTAGTGAAGGATCCTAAAAAGAGGTTAGGGTGCGTCAGAGGCGCGACCGACGTGAAACGACACCCCTTTTTTGATGGGATTAAGTGGCCTTTGATTAGGACCTATAAGCCACCGGAGGTAAAGGGACTATTGAGGAGGAAAAAATCAGATTTGATTGTAACAAGTAAGAAAATTAGGAAAGGGTGGTGGAAGAGGCTTGGATGTGCATTGAGAAATAAAGGAGCTAGATTTGATTTACTTTCAAACtatagtaataataatcattATTGTTACGTTAATAATAGTAAGGTTAGGTAA